The following nucleotide sequence is from Mesorhizobium sp. CAU 1732.
CAGTCAGACTTGAGCAGCCGCTGCCCAGTGCCGATGAGGCTGATTGCGAAGCCGGCGAGAACCACACTGCCGATGAAGGTCGCGATGATCGTCAGGCCGTCCAGAAGCAGCCCGCCAATGACCGCGCCCAGCAGGATCGAGGCCTGGATGGCCGCAACCATGAGGCTGCCGGCAGCCTCGGGCGCATCGGCCGCGTTCTGCGACATCCATGTCATCCAGATGACCGACATGGCAGTGTTCATCGCGCCCCAAAGAGCGAGGAACAGGCCGGCGGCGGCAACCGAACCGCCAAGAAGCAGAAGTCCCAGCGTGCAGCCGCCCATCAGTAGCGCCGGCAGCCGCAGCAGGGGTGCCACATCGCCGCTCACGAAACGACCCGCCGCCCAGGTGCCGACGAAACCGGCGCAGCCCAGTAAGAGCAGAAGGATCGACAGCGTCCCAACCCCCACGCCCGTCACCTGCTCCAGGAACGGGCGCAGATAGGTGAACATGGTGAAAGCGGAGCCCCAGGACAGCATCGCCGCGATCAACCCGCGCAGGAAGTAAGGGCGCTTGAGCAGATCGGTCATGGTCCTGAAGTCCTGGCGCCGGCTTGCGGGCAGTGACGGCAGCGCCACCATATGCCAGACCAGATTGCCGGCGACGATCGGCGTCAGTGCCCAAAACACCGCGCGCCAGCCGAACATATCGGCCAGATAGCTGCCTATCGGCGCAGCGAAGGCCGCCGCGATGGCCTGCCCGCCATACATCAGGGCGAGTGCACGAGGCACGTCACTCTCGGGAACCAGCCGCATGATGACGGCAGTGGCCAACGCCCAGAAGCCGCCGATGCAGATGCCCAGCAGCGCGCGGCCGATCATGAGCACCGCGAAATTCGGCGAGGTCGCCACAAGAACCAGTGACAGCAACATCAGGGCGGTCATCGCGACCAGCACCCATTTCCGGTTCAGCGTCCCGGCGGCCGTGGTGATGATCATGCTGGCCGCCATCGCAAAGAGGCCGCTGATCGAAATCGCCTGCCCCGTCTGTCCGGTGGTTGCGTTTAGCCCTTCTGCCATCGGCGTAAGCAGGCTGACCGGCATGAATTCCGAAGCGATCAGCATCGCCACGCAGAGCGTCATGGAAAGCACCGCCCCCCAGGCGGTGGATGGCTCGCTGCGTATGTTGGATGTGGTCGTGATGAGCATCCTCGGCCCCTGCTTGAACGTGCAGGGTCAAGGTAATCCTTGAGCCATCATGCGATTAGCCGTAGAAATCCGCATGAACTTATCGACACAGACGAACAATCAAGACACAGTGAGAGAGGCGAAGGGCCTTTATGGTCAAGACCGACCTTAACCAACTGACCTGGTTTCAAGCCGTTGCCGAGGAGCGCAGCTTCACCAAGGCGGCAGCGAAGCTCGGCGTGTCGCAATCAACGCTCAGCCATGCGATCAAGCAACTTGAGGAGCGTATGGGGATACGGTTGCTGACACGTACGACCCGCAATGTCGCGACGACCCTTGCAGGCGAAAGACTTCTCCAGACGATCGCACCACGTATCGGCGAAATCGAAGACGAAATTGCCGCCTTGATGGCTTTTCGCGAGAAGCCATCGGGCTCGATCAGGCTGACCCTGTCCGACCACGCACTGGAAAGCGTCGTATGGCCAAAGCTCAAGCCGGTGCTCGCCGCTTATCCCGATATTGGCGTCGAACTGATCCTGGACAGCATGTTCCGCAACATCGTCGAAGAGGGCTTCGACGCGGGCGTGCGGTTGGGGGAGAGCGTCGAAAAGGACATGATCGCGGTTCGAATTGGTCCGGACTGGCGTTTGGTGGCCGTGGCTTCTCCCGATTATTTTGCTGCGCATGGTGTGCCTGAGCACCCACAGAATCTGGTCCGGCACGTCTGCATCAACATGCGTCACGAGACCGCCGGGGGCCTATATGCCTGGGAATTCGAAAAGGATGGGCAGGCGTTGCGTGTCCGGGTAAACGGACAATTGACCTTCAACAACTCGTACGCGATGATCGATGCCGCGGTGAACGGCTACGGCATCGCCTATGTCCCAGAAAACATCGTCGAGCGGCACATCGCTGCGGGCCTGCTCGTGCAGGTCCTGGACGATTGGTCGCCCTTCTTCGATGGCTATTTCCTCTACTATCCGAGCCGCCGCCAGAATCTTCCCGCGTTCAAGGTGATCGTCGATGCGCTGCGGCATTGAAACCGAAGCGAGGGTTGATCGGCCCGCGTTCCATTTGATTGCACGGCGCGGCGCGCCGCTTCAGGACAGAACTATGAGCCGTTCTTGAACAGAATGCGCTTGTGAGCGATGCCCGGATGGCCATCCATACAGTTAGCCGTTGCGCTAAGTCTTGCGCCATGATACTTAGCCTTATGGATCAGTATACGGAAAACCTCGACGCCATCTTTCAGTCGCTGGCCGATCCCACGCGTCGCGCCGTCATCGCGCGCCTGGGCAAAGGGCCAGCGAGCGTTACCGACCTCGCGAAGCCGTTCGAGATGGCCCTGCCCTCATTCATGAAACACGTCCGGCAGCTCGAAGGCAGCGGCCTGATCCGCACACAAAAGCATGGGCGCGTGCGCACCTGCATCATCGAGGAGAACAAGTTCGCGATGGTCGACGCATGGCTCAAGGAGCAGCGCACCCTTTGGGAGGCCCGGCTCGACCGGTTGGATGCATTTGCGATGAAGACGATGAAGGAAAGCACGAAATGATATCGAAATCGGACCCTGAGCACACGCCTGCTGCACACGATCGTGCGGAAAGCCGCTTTGCGACGCTGACTTTCGAGCGGGAGGTGGCCGCGCCATTGTCGGCACTCTGGCAGGTCTGGACCGCTCCAGCCGCGCGGACGATCTGGTCCGCTCCCACACCCTCGGTCGTCGTGGAGTTTCTGGAGGCCGATACCA
It contains:
- a CDS encoding LysR family transcriptional regulator, coding for MVKTDLNQLTWFQAVAEERSFTKAAAKLGVSQSTLSHAIKQLEERMGIRLLTRTTRNVATTLAGERLLQTIAPRIGEIEDEIAALMAFREKPSGSIRLTLSDHALESVVWPKLKPVLAAYPDIGVELILDSMFRNIVEEGFDAGVRLGESVEKDMIAVRIGPDWRLVAVASPDYFAAHGVPEHPQNLVRHVCINMRHETAGGLYAWEFEKDGQALRVRVNGQLTFNNSYAMIDAAVNGYGIAYVPENIVERHIAAGLLVQVLDDWSPFFDGYFLYYPSRRQNLPAFKVIVDALRH
- a CDS encoding MFS transporter, translating into MLITTTSNIRSEPSTAWGAVLSMTLCVAMLIASEFMPVSLLTPMAEGLNATTGQTGQAISISGLFAMAASMIITTAAGTLNRKWVLVAMTALMLLSLVLVATSPNFAVLMIGRALLGICIGGFWALATAVIMRLVPESDVPRALALMYGGQAIAAAFAAPIGSYLADMFGWRAVFWALTPIVAGNLVWHMVALPSLPASRRQDFRTMTDLLKRPYFLRGLIAAMLSWGSAFTMFTYLRPFLEQVTGVGVGTLSILLLLLGCAGFVGTWAAGRFVSGDVAPLLRLPALLMGGCTLGLLLLGGSVAAAGLFLALWGAMNTAMSVIWMTWMSQNAADAPEAAGSLMVAAIQASILLGAVIGGLLLDGLTIIATFIGSVVLAGFAISLIGTGQRLLKSDCSQP
- a CDS encoding metalloregulator ArsR/SmtB family transcription factor, translated to MDQYTENLDAIFQSLADPTRRAVIARLGKGPASVTDLAKPFEMALPSFMKHVRQLEGSGLIRTQKHGRVRTCIIEENKFAMVDAWLKEQRTLWEARLDRLDAFAMKTMKESTK